From a region of the Babylonia areolata isolate BAREFJ2019XMU chromosome 21, ASM4173473v1, whole genome shotgun sequence genome:
- the LOC143296377 gene encoding uncharacterized protein LOC143296377, with the protein MKPKKENSDLPQCFVLWKLTAQDNFNALCVDTILSPSGSSLILGGVDGIIRVFDVEGLQSSSKPKTSIDTKGGPIQCMTTHNVTHVGQVDILTADAHGTLTVVCGQQILSRQHLTSHAITGLLVQEDGRGYIEIVTSSEQGLINACQACRHLWTINLNDFVKVSRRTFVRARCVLSVEMANSQGLNLQYLLAADDTQHLHIILHGNVVTSLPTPAVVTAMAEGVFVPPSQLDMAGGSLPPGGSSKQVALGTATGAIYIFYNMAITAEEFARAESPITHLAALSQADSPLDLLLCAGHLKALSVYHQGKLACRHPTSDWVNAMVTADVDMDGTKEVVIGCMDKTVTALRVLST; encoded by the exons ATGAAACCGAAGAAAGAAAATAGCGACTTAccacaatgttttgttttgtggaagTTGACTGCCCAAGACAACTTCAATGCTTTGTGTGTCGACACAATTCTTAG TCCTTCAGGCTCAAGCCTGATACTGGGAGGGGTGGATGGCATCATCAGAGTGTTTGATGTGGAAGGTCTGCAGTCTTCTTCTAAACCAAAG ACCAGCATTGACACAAAGGGCGGGCCCATACAGTGCATGACCACTCACAACGTCACACATGTGGGTCAGGTGGACATTCTGACTGCTGATGCTCACGGAAcgctgactgtggtgtgtggccagcaGATCCTGTCCAGACAGCATTTGACCTCACATGCTATCACAGGCTTGCTGGTGCAGGAAGATGGAC gtGGGTATATAGAGATAGTGACCAGTTCAGAGCAGGGTCTTATTAATGCCTGCCAGGCATGCCGTCATCTGTGGACCATCAACCTGAACGACTTTGTCAAG GTGTCACGTCGCACCTTTGTGAGGGCGAGGTGTGTGCTGAGCGTGGAGATGGCGAACAGCCAAGGTCTCAACCTGCAGTACCTGCTGGCGGCAGACGACACACAGCACCTACATATCATCCTGCATGGAAATGTCGtcacctcactccccacccccgccgTCGTCACTGCT ATGGCGGAGGGAGTGTTTGTACCCCCCTCACAGCTGGACATGGCTGGGGGCTCATTGCCACCAGGGGGCAGCAGCAAGCAGGTGGCGCTGGGCACTGCCACTGGTGCCATCTACATCTTCTACAATATGGCG ATAACGGCGGAGGAGTTTGCGAGGGCGGAGAGCCCCATCACCCATCTGGCGGCGCTGTCCCAGGCTGACAGTCCTCTGGACCTGCTGCTGTGTGCCGGTCACTTGAAGGCCCTCAGCGTCTATCATCAGGGCAAG TTGGCGTGTCGCCACCCCACCAGTGACTGGGTCAACGCCATGGTGACGGCGGACGTGGACATGGACGGGACAAAGGAAGTGGTGATTGGCTGCATGGACAAGACGGTCACCGCCCTCAGGGTTCTCTCCACATGA